A single genomic interval of Nomascus leucogenys isolate Asia chromosome 3, Asia_NLE_v1, whole genome shotgun sequence harbors:
- the LOC100598184 gene encoding mesoderm-specific transcript homolog protein-like isoform X1 yields MKEWWVQVGLLAVPLPAAYLHIPPTQLSPALHSWKSTGQFFTYKGLLIFYQDSVGVVGSPETVVLLHGFPTSSYDWYKIWEGLTLRFHRVIALDFLGFGFSDKPRPHHCPIFEQASIVEALLWHLGLQNRRINLLSHDYGDIVAQELLYRYKQNRSGRLTIKSLCLSNGGIFLETHRPLLLQKLLKDGGVLSPIITRLMNFFVFSRGLTPVFGPYTRPSESELWDMWAGIRNNDGNLAIDSLSQYINQRKKFGRRWVGALASVTIPIHFIYGPLDPVNPYPEFLELYRKMLPQSTVSILDDHISHYPQLEDPMGFLNAYMGFINSF; encoded by the coding sequence ATGAAGGAGTGGTGGGTCCAGGTGGGGCTGCTGGCGGTGCCCCTGCCTGCTGCGTACCTGCACATCCCACCCACTCAGCTCTCCCCTGCCCTTCACTCATGGAAGTCTACAGGCCAGTTTTTCACTTACAAGGGACTGCTTATCTTCTACCAAGACTCTGTGGGTGTGGTTGGAAGTCCAGAGACAGTTGTGCTTTTACACGGTTTTCCAACATCCAGCTACGATTGGTACAAGATTTGGGAAGGTCTGACCTTGAGGTTTCATCGGGTGATTGCCCTTGATTTCTTAGGCTTTGGCTTCAGTGACAAACCGAGACCACATCACTGTCCCATATTTGAGCAGGCCAGCATCGTGGAAGCGCTTTTGTGGCATCTGGGGCTCCAGAATCGCAGGATCAACCTTCTTTCTCATGACTATGGAGATATTGTTGCTCAGGAGCTTCTCTACAGGTACAAGCAGAATCGATCTGGTCGGCTTACCATaaagagtctctgtctgtcaaaTGGAGGGATCTTTCTTGAGACTCACCGTCCACTCCTTCTCCAAAAGCTACTCAAAGATGGAGGTGTGCTGTCACCCATCATCACACGACTGATGAACTTTTTCGTATTCTCTCGAGGTCTCACCCCAGTCTTTGGGCCGTATACTCGGCCCTCTGAGAGTGAGCTGTGGGACATGTGGGCAGGGATCCGCAACAATGACGGGAACTTGGCCATTGACAGTCTCTCACAGTACATCAATCAGAGGAAGAAGTTCGGAAGGCGCTGGGTGGGAGCTCTTGCCTCTGTAACTATCCCCATTCATTTTATCTATGGGCCATTGGATCCTGTAAATCCCTATCCAGAGTTTTTGGAGCTGTACAGGAAAATGCTGCCGCAGTCCACAGTGTCGATTCTGGATGACCACATTAGCCATTATCCACAGCTAGAGGATCCCATGGGCTTCTTGAATGCATATATGGGCTTCATCAACTCCTTCTGA
- the LOC100598184 gene encoding mesoderm-specific transcript homolog protein-like isoform X2, with protein sequence MKEWWVQVGLLAVPLPAAYLHIPPTQLSPALHSWKSTGQFFTYKGLLIFYQDSVGVVGSPETVVLLHGFPTSSYDWYKIWEGLTLRFHRVIALDFLGFGFSDKPRPHHCPIFEQASIVEALLWHLGLQNRRINLLSHDYGDIVAQELLYRYKQNRSGRLTIKSLCLSNGGIFLETHRPLLLQKLLKDGGVLSPIITRLMNFFVFSRGLTPYINQRKKFGRRWVGALASVTIPIHFIYGPLDPVNPYPEFLELYRKMLPQSTVSILDDHISHYPQLEDPMGFLNAYMGFINSF encoded by the exons ATGAAGGAGTGGTGGGTCCAGGTGGGGCTGCTGGCGGTGCCCCTGCCTGCTGCGTACCTGCACATCCCACCCACTCAGCTCTCCCCTGCCCTTCACTCATGGAAGTCTACAGGCCAGTTTTTCACTTACAAGGGACTGCTTATCTTCTACCAAGACTCTGTGGGTGTGGTTGGAAGTCCAGAGACAGTTGTGCTTTTACACGGTTTTCCAACATCCAGCTACGATTGGTACAAGATTTGGGAAGGTCTGACCTTGAGGTTTCATCGGGTGATTGCCCTTGATTTCTTAGGCTTTGGCTTCAGTGACAAACCGAGACCACATCACTGTCCCATATTTGAGCAGGCCAGCATCGTGGAAGCGCTTTTGTGGCATCTGGGGCTCCAGAATCGCAGGATCAACCTTCTTTCTCATGACTATGGAGATATTGTTGCTCAGGAGCTTCTCTACAGGTACAAGCAGAATCGATCTGGTCGGCTTACCATaaagagtctctgtctgtcaaaTGGAGGGATCTTTCTTGAGACTCACCGTCCACTCCTTCTCCAAAAGCTACTCAAAGATGGAGGTGTGCTGTCACCCATCATCACACGACTGATGAACTTTTTCGTATTCTCTCGAGGTCTCACCCCA TACATCAATCAGAGGAAGAAGTTCGGAAGGCGCTGGGTGGGAGCTCTTGCCTCTGTAACTATCCCCATTCATTTTATCTATGGGCCATTGGATCCTGTAAATCCCTATCCAGAGTTTTTGGAGCTGTACAGGAAAATGCTGCCGCAGTCCACAGTGTCGATTCTGGATGACCACATTAGCCATTATCCACAGCTAGAGGATCCCATGGGCTTCTTGAATGCATATATGGGCTTCATCAACTCCTTCTGA